In Clostridium sporogenes, one genomic interval encodes:
- a CDS encoding NifB/NifX family molybdenum-iron cluster-binding protein, with amino-acid sequence MKIAIASDGKYVSGHFGHCEGFTIYEVEEGKSLNKNFTPNPGHRPGYLPVFLKGLNVNIIIAGGMGETAQNLFNENNIEVVVGAQGFSDDIAQKYIQGELKSTGSVCREHEHEGYCNE; translated from the coding sequence ATGAAAATAGCAATTGCAAGTGATGGAAAATATGTGAGTGGACATTTTGGACATTGTGAAGGGTTTACAATTTACGAAGTGGAAGAAGGAAAGTCTTTAAATAAGAATTTTACTCCAAATCCTGGACATAGACCTGGATATCTTCCAGTATTTTTAAAAGGATTAAATGTAAATATTATTATTGCAGGTGGAATGGGGGAAACAGCACAAAATTTATTCAATGAAAATAACATTGAAGTAGTAGTTGGTGCTCAAGGATTTAGTGATGATATAGCTCAAAAATACATACAAGGTGAACTAAAGTCAACAGGTAGTGTATGTAGAGAGCATGAACATGAAGGATACTGTAACGAATAA
- a CDS encoding OmpA/MotB family protein — MKKKEHHEEHVDETWLIPYSDMLTLLLALFIVMFAMSKVDTAKLQKASQEFNIIFKAGSNVVQEGGGGGASVGKAGVSIVPSDSVTEDIKMKEIKSKLEKEIEKSGYSDKVKVGVDADGLEIDIQDVVLFNSGDAEVLKQSSALLTQISKMLKGLDNNIKVTGHTDNKPISNSKFRSNWDLSAIRAINVMNFLSNIGGIPANKLSIQAYGEYMPKFDNATGAGRAKNRRVEISIVRKYPSTSVTKETNKDKREK, encoded by the coding sequence ATGAAGAAGAAAGAACATCATGAAGAACATGTTGATGAAACATGGCTTATTCCTTATTCAGATATGTTAACTCTTCTTTTGGCACTATTTATTGTTATGTTTGCTATGAGCAAGGTAGATACTGCAAAATTGCAGAAAGCTAGCCAGGAGTTTAATATTATTTTTAAAGCGGGGAGTAATGTAGTGCAAGAAGGTGGCGGTGGAGGCGCTTCAGTAGGTAAAGCAGGTGTTTCAATTGTTCCGAGTGATAGTGTGACTGAGGATATCAAGATGAAAGAAATTAAATCAAAGTTGGAAAAAGAAATTGAAAAAAGTGGATATTCTGATAAGGTTAAAGTTGGAGTTGACGCTGATGGTCTAGAGATTGATATACAAGATGTTGTGCTTTTTAATTCTGGCGATGCAGAGGTATTAAAACAGTCATCAGCACTATTAACACAAATTTCTAAAATGCTTAAAGGTTTGGATAATAATATTAAGGTTACAGGGCACACGGATAATAAACCCATCAGTAATTCAAAATTTCGTTCTAACTGGGATTTAAGTGCAATACGTGCTATAAATGTAATGAATTTTCTCAGTAATATAGGAGGAATTCCTGCAAATAAGTTATCAATTCAAGCTTATGGTGAGTATATGCCTAAATTTGATAATGCTACAGGGGCCGGTAGAGCAAAAAATAGAAGAGTAGAAATTTCTATAGTTCGTAAGTACCCATCAACGTCAGTTACAAAAGAAACTAATAAGGATAAAAGGGAAAAGTAG
- the motA gene encoding flagellar motor stator protein MotA, with product MDIFLVLGVIIGLSSVIVGMIVKGANIAVLLNPAAAIIILVGTMAAVMNSFPKDEFLKIPKILGVLFKEKGKGEQASIVNEIVELSKTSRKDGLLALEKIVDSMSNKFMKKGLTMVVDGTEPGYIREVLEIEIQSVEERHRLGASIFTTAGGAAPTLGVLGAVVGLIGALGNLNDVEKLGHMIAGAFVATLYGIFFGYVVCHPFASRLKRKSHEEINSMYIIVEGVLAIQEGVNPQKIQEKLIGMLEPNERIKIEGQNTRG from the coding sequence ATGGATATTTTTCTAGTTTTAGGTGTGATAATAGGACTTTCATCAGTTATTGTAGGAATGATAGTAAAAGGTGCAAATATTGCAGTATTATTAAATCCTGCTGCAGCAATTATAATTCTTGTAGGAACTATGGCAGCGGTAATGAATTCTTTCCCTAAGGATGAATTTCTTAAAATTCCTAAAATTTTAGGAGTGCTTTTTAAAGAAAAAGGAAAAGGAGAACAAGCTTCTATTGTAAATGAGATTGTTGAGTTATCAAAAACATCTAGAAAAGATGGCTTGCTAGCACTTGAGAAGATTGTAGATAGTATGTCAAATAAATTTATGAAAAAGGGCCTGACTATGGTAGTTGATGGTACGGAACCAGGTTATATAAGGGAAGTTTTAGAAATAGAAATTCAGAGTGTGGAAGAAAGACATCGTCTAGGAGCTTCTATTTTTACAACTGCAGGGGGAGCAGCACCAACTCTTGGAGTTTTAGGAGCTGTTGTTGGTTTGATTGGAGCTCTTGGAAACTTAAACGATGTTGAAAAACTTGGACATATGATAGCAGGAGCGTTCGTTGCAACTCTTTATGGTATTTTCTTTGGATATGTAGTATGCCATCCTTTTGCATCTAGACTTAAAAGAAAATCTCATGAAGAAATAAATTCTATGTATATTATAGTTGAAGGTGTTTTAGCTATTCAAGAGGGGGTAAATCCTCAAAAAATACAAGAAAAACTTATAGGCATGTTAGAGCCAAATGAAAGAATAAAAATAGAGGGACAAAATACTAGAGGATAA
- a CDS encoding DUF4352 domain-containing protein — protein MKNKKVKKPFYKKWWFWILILIVGIGIGAGAGAIIDEPQKVGQTSAKVQDKSTETSTETNKSKVFKIGDVVKLKDFKVTVNKLYKVKGDEISQPQPGNEFIAVDCSVENISNEQQAVSSVMMFKVVDKDGRECEESIGGLTAAKAGQMDGEIGPGRKITGVYVVEVPKGTTGLELEFNGSLLLGGQVIVKLN, from the coding sequence ATGAAAAATAAAAAAGTTAAGAAGCCATTCTATAAAAAATGGTGGTTTTGGATATTGATTCTTATAGTTGGAATAGGAATAGGAGCTGGTGCAGGAGCAATTATAGATGAACCCCAAAAAGTAGGACAAACAAGTGCAAAAGTCCAGGATAAAAGTACAGAAACCAGTACAGAAACAAATAAATCTAAAGTTTTTAAAATTGGAGATGTTGTAAAATTAAAAGACTTTAAAGTTACAGTTAATAAACTTTATAAAGTTAAGGGTGATGAGATTTCTCAACCTCAGCCAGGTAATGAATTTATTGCAGTAGATTGTTCGGTAGAAAACATATCAAATGAACAACAGGCAGTATCTTCAGTAATGATGTTTAAAGTTGTAGATAAAGATGGTAGAGAATGTGAAGAGTCAATAGGAGGTTTGACAGCTGCTAAGGCAGGACAAATGGATGGAGAAATTGGCCCAGGTAGAAAAATAACGGGAGTTTATGTTGTAGAGGTTCCGAAAGGAACTACTGGATTAGAATTAGAATTTAATGGTTCTTTACTTTTAGGTGGACAAGTAATAGTAAAATTAAATTAG
- a CDS encoding NifB/NifX family molybdenum-iron cluster-binding protein — protein sequence MKIAISSTGKTMENLLDMRFGRCEYFQIHDTESKEVKILENEGQNASGGAGIVASNQLVDEKVDVIITGNFGPNAFGIIEKAGVKAYKCESISITSVIEKYNKGELEQISMSGPAHHGM from the coding sequence ATGAAAATAGCAATTTCATCCACAGGAAAAACTATGGAAAATTTACTTGATATGAGGTTTGGAAGATGTGAATATTTTCAAATCCATGATACTGAAAGTAAAGAAGTTAAAATATTAGAAAATGAAGGTCAAAATGCAAGTGGTGGAGCAGGTATTGTTGCATCTAACCAATTAGTAGATGAAAAAGTAGATGTTATTATTACAGGAAATTTTGGACCTAATGCTTTTGGAATTATTGAAAAGGCAGGTGTTAAAGCTTATAAGTGTGAATCTATATCTATAACTTCAGTTATTGAGAAATATAATAAGGGTGAGCTTGAACAAATAAGTATGTCTGGCCCTGCACATCATGGAATGTAA
- a CDS encoding VanZ family protein encodes MDRYLEPIKIAIITFPFIAAIFTVPFLIFQYKKYGYVNKIRLVIVYSLLLFLINAYYLVILPLPNIESIHPLKKPITEYMQLIPFTFIFDFLKETKVQLNELSTYLMILKERAFLQVILNVMLLMPLGVYCRYYFRKSLGKTVLITLLISLFFEITQITGLYGIYEAPYRLFDVDDLMLNTFGGMIGYLLAPKITYFLPGSDKFDVGIDLKNMQVGFIRRSIGAGIDILINFTIITVFNNLVVSVVALLLYYIILPYITNGITLGKLIVRIKIKGRRERITFKEILKRNGILFFTISIQLVLSFISPVFVVVYNLTISGYILYKTIKNDKILFYERISGTKNVIVCNEKDTLKEENIDLQKLNSLNKVALHR; translated from the coding sequence ATGGATAGATATTTAGAACCAATAAAAATTGCTATTATAACATTTCCATTTATAGCTGCAATTTTTACAGTACCCTTTTTAATTTTTCAATATAAAAAATATGGATATGTAAATAAAATAAGACTAGTAATAGTATATTCATTACTATTATTTTTAATAAATGCATATTATTTAGTTATTTTGCCACTTCCCAATATAGAGAGTATACATCCATTAAAAAAACCTATTACTGAATATATGCAATTAATACCTTTTACATTTATATTTGATTTTTTAAAGGAAACTAAAGTTCAGTTAAATGAGCTAAGTACCTATTTAATGATCTTAAAAGAAAGAGCTTTCCTGCAAGTAATTTTAAATGTTATGCTACTTATGCCTTTAGGTGTTTATTGTAGATATTACTTTAGAAAAAGTTTAGGAAAAACAGTATTAATAACATTATTAATATCATTATTCTTTGAGATAACTCAAATAACAGGATTGTATGGTATTTATGAGGCCCCTTACAGATTATTTGATGTGGATGATTTAATGTTAAATACTTTTGGGGGCATGATAGGCTATTTATTAGCACCTAAAATAACGTATTTTCTACCTGGTTCTGATAAATTTGATGTAGGAATTGATTTGAAAAATATGCAAGTTGGATTTATAAGAAGATCCATAGGAGCGGGCATTGATATTCTTATAAATTTTACAATAATTACAGTATTTAATAATTTAGTTGTTTCAGTAGTTGCTTTATTATTGTATTATATAATTTTGCCATATATAACTAACGGAATAACTCTTGGAAAATTGATAGTAAGAATAAAGATAAAAGGAAGAAGAGAAAGAATAACCTTTAAGGAAATATTAAAAAGAAATGGGATCTTATTTTTCACCATAAGTATTCAATTAGTATTATCATTTATATCACCTGTTTTTGTAGTTGTATACAATTTAACAATATCAGGTTATATATTATATAAAACCATTAAAAATGATAAAATATTATTTTATGAAAGAATTAGTGGAACTAAAAATGTAATTGTATGTAATGAAAAAGACACATTAAAAGAAGAAAATATAGACTTGCAAAAATTAAATAGTTTAAATAAAGTAGCTTTACACAGATAA
- a CDS encoding P-loop NTPase, which yields MNIAVLSGKGGTGKTTVSTNLALALKSNYIDCDVEEPDGFLFLKPKVEVEKRVMVEYPIIDDNKCINCGACANACQFNALAKVKDNIMLFQKLCHGCGACEIACKYNAITYDKRDIGKIESGSSHDINCSRGILNISEPMAVPVIKELLKNLSGQSNLIDCPPGTSCNVVNALKYADGAILVTEPSEFGLHDLKMAVKLVKKYKIPFGIVINKDNGEDNIIKKYCKEEEINLIDTIPYAKKTAILYSKGEVLYDELYHKAVFDNLSKKAKEVLNWI from the coding sequence GTGAATATAGCAGTACTTAGTGGAAAGGGAGGAACAGGTAAAACTACAGTATCTACAAATCTTGCCCTTGCATTAAAGTCTAACTATATAGACTGTGATGTGGAAGAACCAGATGGTTTTTTATTTTTAAAACCTAAAGTAGAGGTGGAAAAAAGGGTTATGGTAGAGTATCCAATTATAGATGATAATAAATGTATTAATTGTGGAGCCTGTGCTAATGCTTGTCAATTTAATGCACTGGCAAAGGTTAAGGATAATATTATGCTTTTTCAAAAATTATGTCATGGTTGTGGAGCCTGTGAAATTGCCTGTAAATATAATGCTATAACTTATGATAAAAGAGACATAGGGAAAATTGAAAGTGGATCTAGTCATGATATAAATTGTAGTAGAGGAATTTTAAATATAAGTGAACCTATGGCGGTACCTGTTATTAAAGAATTACTTAAAAATTTATCAGGTCAAAGCAATTTAATTGATTGTCCTCCAGGCACTTCCTGTAACGTAGTAAATGCTTTAAAGTATGCAGATGGAGCAATACTTGTTACAGAACCTTCAGAATTTGGGCTTCATGATTTGAAAATGGCTGTGAAACTTGTAAAAAAGTATAAGATACCTTTCGGTATAGTGATAAATAAAGATAACGGAGAAGATAACATAATAAAAAAATATTGCAAAGAAGAAGAAATAAATTTGATAGATACTATACCTTATGCTAAGAAAACAGCAATTCTTTATTCTAAGGGTGAAGTACTTTATGATGAGTTATATCACAAAGCAGTATTTGATAATCTTTCTAAGAAAGCCAAGGAGGTGCTAAATTGGATTTAG
- a CDS encoding ATP-binding protein has protein sequence MDLVVLSGKGGTGKTTIATALSELCNDVIRVDCDVDASNFYMFYKGKDIEKSDFIGGKKANIDEEMCIKCKKCEFVCKFDAIKNFKIDPFLCEGCGSCTLICPQNAIKLEDEKTAKTFITELDKGLISRAEMEVGSDGSGKLVTDIRKKAKKLNEDDKLAIIDGSPGIGCAVIASITGADAVLIVTEPTASGLEDLKRVVDLCKHFGVFTMVCVNKYDINKEMTVDIESFINEKGIKLVGKIPYDNTVMKSINELNPITYYKESIAKEAIEHMWKSIKEII, from the coding sequence TTGGATTTAGTAGTTTTGAGTGGAAAAGGTGGAACCGGTAAAACTACAATAGCAACAGCACTATCAGAGCTTTGTAATGATGTAATAAGAGTAGATTGTGACGTGGATGCTTCTAATTTTTATATGTTCTACAAAGGAAAAGATATTGAAAAAAGTGACTTTATAGGTGGGAAAAAAGCTAATATAGATGAGGAAATGTGCATTAAATGCAAGAAGTGTGAATTTGTTTGTAAATTTGATGCTATAAAAAATTTTAAAATAGATCCTTTTCTCTGTGAGGGTTGCGGTTCTTGTACATTAATATGCCCACAAAATGCTATAAAATTAGAAGATGAAAAAACTGCAAAGACTTTTATTACAGAATTAGATAAAGGATTAATTTCTAGAGCAGAAATGGAAGTAGGTAGCGATGGTTCAGGAAAGTTAGTAACTGATATTAGAAAAAAGGCTAAAAAATTAAATGAAGATGATAAATTAGCAATAATAGATGGTTCTCCTGGCATTGGATGTGCTGTTATAGCTTCTATAACAGGAGCCGATGCAGTACTTATTGTTACAGAACCTACTGCATCAGGACTTGAAGATTTAAAACGAGTAGTAGATTTATGTAAGCATTTTGGTGTTTTTACTATGGTTTGTGTAAACAAATATGATATAAATAAAGAAATGACAGTAGATATAGAAAGTTTTATTAATGAAAAAGGTATAAAATTAGTAGGTAAAATCCCATATGATAATACTGTTATGAAATCTATAAATGAGCTAAACCCTATAACTTATTATAAAGAAAGTATAGCTAAAGAAGCTATTGAACATATGTGGAAAAGCATTAAAGAAATAATATAA